The following nucleotide sequence is from Peribacillus sp. ACCC06369.
ATTGATTTATTCCCCTTGTCCATCACTTTATTAATTAAAGGAGGGATAGCGATGAACCAATTAACTTCTCATTTTTTTTCTCATTCATTGGAATTTCTGCAACAACAGTACTCATCTTTCTTTGAACAACCGATCATTCAAGTATTTTTACAGAACCCAGAGCATTTAAAGATTTTTACCGAAACTCTTGATTCCCCTTCTTCACACAACATTTGCCAACTCAACGAGACTTTCAAAATTTTCTATTACCGGGCTAAGGTATACAAATACATGTGCTCCTTAATTTACTTTTTCTCCGTTGACTTTGATAAAAGGGCACGGAAGCAGCGGGAACGCTATCGAATGGTACTTGATGCGACACCAAGGGATACTGGCGGAATGATCGATCGAATCGGCACTTTGGACGTTCAACTTGAAAAGATGGGAGAAACGAATGATCTAACTT
It contains:
- a CDS encoding sigma-70 family RNA polymerase sigma factor codes for the protein MNQLTSHFFSHSLEFLQQQYSSFFEQPIIQVFLQNPEHLKIFTETLDSPSSHNICQLNETFKIFYYRAKVYKYMCSLIYFFSVDFDKRARKQRERYRMVLDATPRDTGGMIDRIGTLDVQLEKMGETNDLTSHISDEEMIKALKTLTSKQTLVLTMIFSYGLSNKEIAAYFHESPQNISSIRKQALKKLRKHYMDEVYNRKEKSHCG